A window from Hemicordylus capensis ecotype Gifberg chromosome 2, rHemCap1.1.pri, whole genome shotgun sequence encodes these proteins:
- the CDR2L gene encoding cerebellar degeneration-related protein 2-like isoform X3 yields the protein MYATNEEQVQEIEYLTKQLEMLRHMNEQHAKVYEQLDMTARDLELANQKLVLESKTSQQKIQCLTETIEGLQNQVDELQKQVEEMQSLDQLRVRREKRERRRTIHTFPCLKELCSSPRYEDAFQIHSSSMEFSQMPLERENERLQAMVNSLRSQVNQEKQRKERVEREYTSVIQEYSDLEQRVCEMESCKLRIKELEAELLELQQMKQVKKYLLSREDNLSEALLEPLNNAPEADYIDLSEEDGGKNHGSSMAASPNHPVRKSCSDTALNAIVTKDAVSRHEGNYTLHANNVRKRGMSILREVDEQYHALLEKYEELLSKCRQHKDSVRHAGVQTSRPISRDSSFRDFRGEVYELDELKTMEKSLSKHVEAVDKRLEQSQPEYKALFKEIFSRIQKTKADINATKVKKKTSK from the exons ATGTACGCAACCAATGAGGAGCAAGTGCAAGAGATAGAG TATTTGACAAAACAGTTGGAAATGTTACGGCATATGAATGAACAACATGCTAAAGTCTATGAACAACTGGATATGACAGCACGGGACCTAGAACTGGCCAATCAGAAGCTTGTGCTGGAGAGTAAGACATCTCAGCAGAAGATACAATG CCTGACAGAAACCATTGAGGGGCTGCAGAACCAGGTAGATGAGCTACAAAAGCAGGTGGAAGAGATGCAGAGCCTAGATCAGCTACGTGTCCGTCGGGAGAAAAGAGAGCGGCGCCGAACCATTCATACATTCCCTTGCCTCAAAGAGCTGTGCTCAAGTCCCAG ATACGAGGATGCATTCCAGATTCACAGCTCTTCAATGGAGTTCAGTCAGATGCCCTTGGAGCGAGAGAATGAGCGACTGCAAGCAATGGTAAATTCCCTCAGATCCCAAGTCAACCAGGAGAAGCAACGGAaggagagggtggagagagagtaCACATCTGTCATCCAGGAGTACTCGGACCTTGAGCAGCGTGTGTGTGAGATGGAGAGCTGCAAGCTGCGCATTAAAGAGCTAGAAGCAGAGCTGTTGGAACTCCAGCAGATGAAGCAAGTTAAGAAGTATCTTCTCAGCAGAGAGGACAATCTGTCAGAAGCACTTCTTGAACCATTAAACAATGCCCCAGAAGCTGACTACATTGACCTCTCCGAGGAAGATGGAGGTAAAAACCATGGGTCCTCCATGGCAGCCTCCCCAAATCATCCTGTCCGGAAAAGCTGCAGTGACACAGCTCTAAATGCcattgtgaccaaggatgctgtgAGCCGCCATGAAGGCAACTACACTCTCCATGCCAACAATGTACGCAAGAGAGGAATGTCAATCCTGAGGGAGGTGGATGAGCAGTATCACGCCCTTCTAGAAAAGTACGAGGAGCTTCTCAGCAAGTGCCGGCAGCACAAGGACAGTGTGCGCCATGCAGGTGTCCAGACCTCCCGTCCCATCTCTCGTGATAGCTCCTTTAGAGACTTCCGGGGAGAGGTTTATGAGCTGGATGAGCTCAAGACAATGGAGAAGAGCCTTAGCAAACATGTGGAGGCTGTGGACAAGCGGCTAGAGCAGAGTCAGCCTGAGTACAAGGCCCTGTTTAAGGAGATCTTCTCACGAATCCAGAAGACAAAAGCAGACATCAATGCCACCAAGGTGAAAAAGAAGACCAGCAAGTGA
- the CDR2L gene encoding cerebellar degeneration-related protein 2-like isoform X2 encodes MLSADRMEEFQSEEEEPWYDQQDLEQDLHLAAELGKTLLERNKELEDSLQQMYATNEEQVQEIEYLTKQLEMLRHMNEQHAKVYEQLDMTARDLELANQKLVLESKTSQQKIQCLTETIEGLQNQVDELQKQVEEMQSLDQLRVRREKRERRRTIHTFPCLKELCSSPRYEDAFQIHSSSMEFSQMPLERENERLQAMVNSLRSQVNQEKQRKERVEREYTSVIQEYSDLEQRVCEMESCKLRIKELEAELLELQQMKQVKKYLLSREDNLSEALLEPLNNAPEADYIDLSEEDGGKNHGSSMAASPNHPVRKSCSDTALNAIVTKDAVSRHEGNYTLHANNVRKRGMSILREVDEQYHALLEKYEELLSKCRQHKDSVRHAGVQTSRPISRDSSFRDFRGEVYELDELKTMEKSLSKHVEAVDKRLEQSQPEYKALFKEIFSRIQKTKADINATKVKKKTSK; translated from the exons ACTTGCACTTAGCAGCTGAACTGGGGAAGACGCTGCTGGAACGCAACAAGGAGTTGGAGGATTCTCTGCAACAGATGTACGCAACCAATGAGGAGCAAGTGCAAGAGATAGAG TATTTGACAAAACAGTTGGAAATGTTACGGCATATGAATGAACAACATGCTAAAGTCTATGAACAACTGGATATGACAGCACGGGACCTAGAACTGGCCAATCAGAAGCTTGTGCTGGAGAGTAAGACATCTCAGCAGAAGATACAATG CCTGACAGAAACCATTGAGGGGCTGCAGAACCAGGTAGATGAGCTACAAAAGCAGGTGGAAGAGATGCAGAGCCTAGATCAGCTACGTGTCCGTCGGGAGAAAAGAGAGCGGCGCCGAACCATTCATACATTCCCTTGCCTCAAAGAGCTGTGCTCAAGTCCCAG ATACGAGGATGCATTCCAGATTCACAGCTCTTCAATGGAGTTCAGTCAGATGCCCTTGGAGCGAGAGAATGAGCGACTGCAAGCAATGGTAAATTCCCTCAGATCCCAAGTCAACCAGGAGAAGCAACGGAaggagagggtggagagagagtaCACATCTGTCATCCAGGAGTACTCGGACCTTGAGCAGCGTGTGTGTGAGATGGAGAGCTGCAAGCTGCGCATTAAAGAGCTAGAAGCAGAGCTGTTGGAACTCCAGCAGATGAAGCAAGTTAAGAAGTATCTTCTCAGCAGAGAGGACAATCTGTCAGAAGCACTTCTTGAACCATTAAACAATGCCCCAGAAGCTGACTACATTGACCTCTCCGAGGAAGATGGAGGTAAAAACCATGGGTCCTCCATGGCAGCCTCCCCAAATCATCCTGTCCGGAAAAGCTGCAGTGACACAGCTCTAAATGCcattgtgaccaaggatgctgtgAGCCGCCATGAAGGCAACTACACTCTCCATGCCAACAATGTACGCAAGAGAGGAATGTCAATCCTGAGGGAGGTGGATGAGCAGTATCACGCCCTTCTAGAAAAGTACGAGGAGCTTCTCAGCAAGTGCCGGCAGCACAAGGACAGTGTGCGCCATGCAGGTGTCCAGACCTCCCGTCCCATCTCTCGTGATAGCTCCTTTAGAGACTTCCGGGGAGAGGTTTATGAGCTGGATGAGCTCAAGACAATGGAGAAGAGCCTTAGCAAACATGTGGAGGCTGTGGACAAGCGGCTAGAGCAGAGTCAGCCTGAGTACAAGGCCCTGTTTAAGGAGATCTTCTCACGAATCCAGAAGACAAAAGCAGACATCAATGCCACCAAGGTGAAAAAGAAGACCAGCAAGTGA